The Acinetobacter shaoyimingii DNA segment AATCAAACATTTACAATTATTTTCAATATAAAATCAATCATTTAAAAATTGGCATTTTTGATCCTATCATTTTAAGCATTTATGCAAACTCAATCACATTTATTTACCATAAAATCGATAAAGTTTCTCTTCTTAAGGCATCAAAGATGGCTACAATCGATTTAGAAAAAATGCTCGAAAAAGTCAAAAACACCCAATGGACCCTTTCCGATATCGACTGGGATGGACCTGGTCGAGAACTTATTACAGAAGAACAATGGCCAAAACTTAAAGATTTTATGGCGGATTTAATGTGGATTGAACATGTCGGCGCTCGCGCATTTTCAGCCATGTCAAAAAAAGCACCCAATGAGACACTTCGTGAAATGTATGCCATTTTCCATGCCGAAGAACAACGTCATGCTAATGCTGAAATGGCTTTGATGAAACGTTGGGGGATGCTCGAAGGTGATATTCCTAAACCAAATAAAAACTTACGATTGATTATTGAATGGTTAGATACCTACGCAGACGATATGCCCTTTTATATCTTAGGCGCAGTGATTCCGATGCTTGAAGTTGCACTTGATGGTGCATTATGCACTTTTTTACTTGATACTGTTGATGATCCTGTGTGTCATCAAGCATTTCAACTGATTAATGGCGATGAAGCTCGACATTTGGGTGTTGGTTTTAGCGTGATGGAAGCCCAAGGATTCAATAAAACCTTCATTCAATTGGCACAAATGGCAGGTCGTGTATTGGATCCAAGGATGATTTTAGGCATTTTAGCTTACCTGCCACTGCTCAATAAAATGCGTGATAATGTGATCAAACTGGGTTTACCTGAAGAAAAACTTTATCAGGCCATGAACAAATTTGAACGTATTGCAGGCAGAACAGTTGAAGGACGGCGCAATCCTTGGTTCCAAATTATTAATCGCCATGCACGTATCATGATCAACAGAAAAAATAAGTTCTATCACACACCTGTAGATCAGATGGTGAAAATGACTGACAAGATTCCAGAAAAGTCTTTACCTGAAGTCCCATCTTGGATATATGAATTAACAGCAGATCCAACTGCAATGCACTAAAACAAAAAAGGACAGCATGATGGCTACAAAAAAACTCAACCAGGATGGTATTTTTCAGAATAATGCAGCTTACTTTAAACATTACCAAGGTACGATTTTACCCTCTGAAAATATTAAATATTTTGATTTTTCTGATTTAAATATTGCTGTCATAGGCATGAATCAAATGGTCGCAACCCATTTAGATCTCATCTGCCAGAAAGCACAGTTTGTCAAAGTCTTTCAAATGAGTCCTCATTTTGTTCTTCCTCATACAGAACGAGGTATTAACCGATTAATATCGCACCCCTTGATCATTAAAAATCGCAGACTATTCAACCAACGCGTAAAATCATTACTTGCCATTCGTTATCTAGATTCGCAAGTTCAAGATAATTGGTTGAAACGCCAGCTTATGCCGAACTCTGCAGCGGACAAAAAAGTATTTTTTAAATCGGATACCTACTACACGGCGCTTCAACGTGATAATTGCAAACTCATCACCTGGCCGATTGTAAAAATTAATCAAAATGCCATTCAAAGTATGGAAGGTGTCGAACATATCGTGGATGTGATTATTAGCACCTATGACCAAGATTAGATCGTGAAAATATTAGGGGCTAACTTTTTTAGGATCCATTAAAATGCGAAAAAAATGCTGTGTATCATAAAAAATCTTTGTCATCGCAGCCATCTTTAAAATTGCAACAGACGCAAATTTCAATTTGATTTAAAAGACAAAAAATATTTTCATATGTGATGATAAGATGTTTAGGAATACAACTGAGCATTACATGTTCATCTATGAAATAAGATTAAATTTTGCATGAAATATATTTTATCTAAAACGTACTGCTCTCCTTCTTTCTCTTACGCTTCATATAGCGTAAGAGAAAGAAATTTAGTTTATTCTGAACATGATTCTCTATACAACTCCAAGCGTCTTTGGAGATTTAAGTATTGAGCAGTAGAGCAAAAATCTTAGCCACAAAAAAAAGAGGTCGAAACCTCTTTTTTTTATTTCAATGATCAAGATTAACTAATTTTTTGCTTCAGCTCATAATC contains these protein-coding regions:
- a CDS encoding ferritin-like domain-containing protein, with protein sequence MATIDLEKMLEKVKNTQWTLSDIDWDGPGRELITEEQWPKLKDFMADLMWIEHVGARAFSAMSKKAPNETLREMYAIFHAEEQRHANAEMALMKRWGMLEGDIPKPNKNLRLIIEWLDTYADDMPFYILGAVIPMLEVALDGALCTFLLDTVDDPVCHQAFQLINGDEARHLGVGFSVMEAQGFNKTFIQLAQMAGRVLDPRMILGILAYLPLLNKMRDNVIKLGLPEEKLYQAMNKFERIAGRTVEGRRNPWFQIINRHARIMINRKNKFYHTPVDQMVKMTDKIPEKSLPEVPSWIYELTADPTAMH
- a CDS encoding NAD(P)/FAD-dependent oxidoreductase, coding for MMATKKLNQDGIFQNNAAYFKHYQGTILPSENIKYFDFSDLNIAVIGMNQMVATHLDLICQKAQFVKVFQMSPHFVLPHTERGINRLISHPLIIKNRRLFNQRVKSLLAIRYLDSQVQDNWLKRQLMPNSAADKKVFFKSDTYYTALQRDNCKLITWPIVKINQNAIQSMEGVEHIVDVIISTYDQD